A portion of the Edaphobacter lichenicola genome contains these proteins:
- a CDS encoding acyl-CoA carboxylase subunit beta yields the protein MKLESLLGSKLDVKAARFGSNQAALKVLMAALRAAETEIRLGGGAKAAEAQKAKGRLTVRERLALLLDEGSEFLELGLWAAHGLYGEYGGAPAAGVVTGLGRVSGRLCMIVANDATVKAGAFFPMTAKKVLRAQTIALENRIPTLYLVDSAGVFLPLQEDVFPDTDDFGRVFRNNAVMSSLGVPQITAIMGMCVAGGAYLPVMTDTVLMTEGSGLFLAGPSLVQAAIGQKTDAEELGGAAMHAEISGTVDFKEPNDHLCLARLRSLVEKIGSPAKAPFSVIDYDAAKDAPKFAAEDLYGLIDPDPAKAASNVYDMREVIARIVDRSEFDEYKADFGRTVLCGYARIGGRAVGIVANQKLHQSQTVAVGPQAGEKRTEFGGVIYTESAQKAARFIMDCNQSLIPLIFLHDVNGFMVGKDAEWSGIIRAGAKMVSAVSTSVVPKITVIVGGSFGAGHYAMCGKAYDPRFLFAWPTARYAVMSGASAANTLAEVRAKQMERGGKVLSDKEKKALYDEIKSSYDAQADPRYGAARLWIDAIIDPVKTRDVLITALEAASLNSEVPRFNPGVLQT from the coding sequence TTGAAGTTGGAGAGTTTGCTGGGGTCGAAGTTGGATGTGAAGGCGGCACGGTTTGGTTCGAATCAGGCGGCACTGAAGGTATTGATGGCGGCGTTGCGCGCTGCAGAGACTGAGATTCGGCTGGGTGGTGGTGCGAAGGCTGCAGAGGCGCAAAAAGCCAAGGGGCGGCTGACGGTACGTGAACGATTGGCGCTGTTGCTCGATGAGGGCTCGGAGTTTCTGGAGCTTGGGCTTTGGGCGGCGCATGGACTGTACGGAGAGTATGGTGGGGCGCCGGCGGCCGGAGTGGTGACTGGGTTGGGGCGGGTCAGCGGGCGGCTGTGCATGATCGTAGCGAATGACGCGACAGTAAAGGCGGGTGCTTTTTTCCCGATGACAGCCAAAAAGGTGCTGCGCGCACAGACGATTGCCCTGGAGAATCGGATTCCGACTCTATATTTAGTGGACTCGGCTGGAGTATTTTTGCCGCTTCAGGAGGATGTATTTCCGGATACAGACGACTTCGGTAGAGTTTTTCGGAATAACGCGGTGATGAGTTCGCTAGGGGTGCCGCAGATCACTGCAATTATGGGGATGTGTGTGGCTGGCGGTGCATATCTGCCGGTGATGACCGATACGGTGTTGATGACGGAGGGCAGTGGGTTATTTCTGGCGGGGCCGTCGTTGGTGCAGGCGGCGATTGGACAGAAGACCGATGCTGAAGAACTGGGTGGGGCGGCGATGCACGCTGAAATCTCGGGGACAGTGGATTTCAAGGAGCCGAACGATCATTTGTGTCTGGCTCGGTTACGCTCGCTAGTGGAAAAGATCGGTTCGCCGGCAAAGGCCCCCTTCAGTGTTATCGATTATGACGCTGCTAAAGACGCGCCGAAGTTTGCTGCTGAGGATTTGTACGGATTGATCGATCCAGATCCGGCTAAAGCGGCGAGCAATGTCTATGACATGCGCGAAGTCATTGCTCGGATCGTCGATCGGTCGGAGTTCGATGAGTACAAAGCGGATTTTGGACGGACGGTACTGTGTGGCTATGCACGGATTGGCGGACGGGCCGTTGGTATCGTAGCGAATCAGAAGCTGCATCAGTCGCAGACAGTTGCAGTGGGTCCGCAGGCGGGAGAGAAAAGAACGGAGTTTGGCGGCGTGATCTATACGGAGAGTGCGCAGAAGGCGGCGCGGTTCATCATGGATTGCAACCAGAGCTTGATTCCTCTGATCTTCCTCCATGATGTGAATGGGTTCATGGTTGGAAAAGATGCAGAGTGGAGTGGGATCATTCGAGCAGGCGCAAAGATGGTATCTGCGGTGAGTACTTCGGTTGTGCCGAAGATAACCGTCATTGTCGGTGGAAGTTTTGGTGCGGGGCATTATGCGATGTGCGGGAAGGCCTATGATCCGCGATTTTTATTCGCGTGGCCAACGGCGCGGTATGCAGTGATGAGTGGGGCTTCGGCGGCGAACACGTTGGCTGAAGTCCGCGCGAAGCAGATGGAGCGTGGGGGGAAGGTGCTCTCGGACAAGGAGAAGAAGGCACTCTATGACGAGATCAAGTCCTCGTATGATGCGCAGGCCGATCCGAGATATGGGGCGGCAAGGCTATGGATCGATGCGATTATTGATCCGGTGAAGACGCGGGACGTGTTAATAACTGCGTTGGAGGCGGCTAGTTTGAATTCTGAGGTTCCCAGGTTCAATCCAGGGGTATTGCAGACGTAG
- the pncA gene encoding bifunctional nicotinamidase/pyrazinamidase, whose protein sequence is MLILPHPTDALLVIDLQNDFCPGGALAVADGDAIVPLVNALGRRFDHVVLTQDWHPLRHISYATTHPNKRPYETIEVAYGTQTLWPEHCLQGSSGAAFHPALDLPHAELILRKGFRRDIDSYSAFVEDDHATATGLAGYLRERNLTRLFLCGLAYDFCVRYSAIDGKALGFETIVIEDACRPVNLPESVDATNAAFTTASVPRIRSTDLLTS, encoded by the coding sequence ATGCTCATACTCCCGCATCCAACTGACGCTCTTCTCGTCATCGATCTTCAGAACGACTTTTGCCCTGGAGGGGCCTTAGCGGTTGCAGACGGTGACGCCATCGTCCCTCTCGTGAACGCTCTAGGCAGAAGATTCGACCACGTCGTCCTCACCCAGGACTGGCACCCGCTACGCCATATCTCCTACGCCACAACTCACCCGAACAAGCGGCCCTACGAGACGATAGAGGTCGCTTACGGAACTCAAACGCTCTGGCCCGAACACTGCCTCCAGGGCAGCTCAGGGGCCGCCTTTCATCCCGCCCTGGACCTCCCTCATGCCGAACTGATCCTCCGCAAAGGCTTCCGCCGCGACATCGACTCCTACTCTGCCTTCGTCGAAGACGATCACGCGACCGCCACGGGCCTCGCTGGCTACCTTCGCGAGCGCAACCTCACACGCCTCTTCCTTTGCGGCCTCGCCTACGACTTCTGCGTCCGCTACTCCGCCATCGACGGCAAAGCCCTCGGCTTCGAAACCATCGTCATCGAAGACGCCTGTCGACCCGTCAACTTACCCGAATCTGTCGACGCCACCAATGCCGCGTTCACCACTGCTAGCGTCCCTCGAATTCGCTCCACTGACCTGCTGACGAGCTAG
- a CDS encoding HD domain-containing protein, producing the protein MAEEFGRVQALALLQEWTKGESLRKHGMAVSICTESYGVLEAARLGLSGVEANSFVEMYASAGLLHDMDYEQHPNLNEHPFVGVNRLRELGWPEVVLHAILAHADYSGTPRETHLDKALFACDELAGFLTACALVKPSKSIHEVEVASVKKKMKDKAFARAVLREDITGGAELLGLSVEEHVGNCLRAMQARAVELGLAGNGAAG; encoded by the coding sequence ATGGCTGAAGAGTTCGGACGGGTGCAGGCGTTGGCGTTGTTGCAAGAGTGGACCAAGGGTGAAAGTTTGCGAAAGCACGGCATGGCGGTGTCCATTTGCACTGAGTCATATGGCGTGCTGGAAGCCGCGCGGTTGGGGCTGAGTGGGGTTGAGGCCAATTCGTTTGTTGAGATGTATGCGAGCGCTGGCCTGCTGCACGATATGGACTATGAGCAGCACCCGAATTTGAATGAGCATCCGTTTGTGGGCGTAAATCGGCTGCGGGAGTTGGGTTGGCCGGAGGTGGTGCTGCATGCGATTCTCGCGCACGCGGACTACTCGGGGACGCCGCGGGAGACGCATCTGGATAAGGCTTTGTTTGCCTGCGATGAGCTTGCGGGTTTTTTGACCGCGTGTGCGCTGGTGAAGCCGAGTAAGTCAATCCATGAGGTCGAGGTGGCTAGCGTGAAGAAGAAGATGAAGGACAAAGCGTTTGCGCGGGCGGTGCTGCGGGAGGATATTACCGGTGGTGCGGAGCTGCTGGGGCTAAGCGTAGAGGAGCATGTGGGGAACTGTCTGCGGGCGATGCAGGCTCGGGCTGTTGAGTTGGGACTTGCGGGCAACGGGGCTGCCGGCTAG
- a CDS encoding helix-turn-helix domain-containing protein — protein MATMMAPVEQREVLRCDHCSLVQFRTANTLCRRCHKCLEVEEPEPAPAPLALVPPPTTQEGGLQVAHAVRDLRHVRNLSQRQLAARMGVPRTYISKIENGKAMPTLSSLDRLARALQVDISALLRDSSTRHRDETAVLMTDPFLAEIALYTSQLDELQRSIFLNHVRELAAGRRRTA, from the coding sequence ATGGCAACCATGATGGCACCTGTCGAACAACGTGAGGTACTACGTTGCGACCACTGCAGTTTGGTGCAGTTCCGGACAGCCAATACGCTGTGCCGCCGCTGCCACAAATGCCTCGAGGTCGAAGAGCCCGAACCGGCTCCCGCCCCATTGGCGCTGGTTCCCCCACCCACAACCCAAGAAGGCGGCCTGCAAGTAGCCCATGCCGTTCGCGACCTGCGCCACGTGCGCAATCTGTCGCAGCGTCAGCTCGCAGCGCGTATGGGAGTGCCACGCACCTACATCTCTAAGATCGAGAATGGCAAGGCCATGCCGACCCTGTCTTCGCTTGACCGGCTCGCTCGCGCTCTTCAGGTCGACATCTCCGCCCTGCTGCGCGACTCCAGCACACGCCATCGCGACGAGACTGCGGTCCTCATGACCGATCCATTTCTCGCCGAGATTGCACTCTACACATCGCAGCTCGACGAACTGCAGCGCTCAATCTTCCTGAATCACGTTCGTGAGCTGGCTGCTGGACGCCGTCGTACCGCCTAA
- a CDS encoding isoprenyl transferase, which produces MRASTSLSNHSRVPNRSHELSPEEQSIYRQLDPAKIPQHIAIIMDGNGRWAGKRALKRFLGHQKGAESVQYVVETASRINLPWLTLYAFSLENNLRRPKSEVSFLMKLLKSYLVGNVKRMNDNNVRMAYIGRTHDLPQEVQDTMQWASEATAKNTGTTLTLALNYGARSEIVDAVRGILTNLTTEAHTRGCSVEDLLGAGALESLDESSVARALYTAHMPDPDLVIRTSGEQRISNFLLWQIAYSEIFVTDRLWPDFNGLHLLEAINAYQHRERRFGGLGESFTDEDLDNLQPAEEVAAEIKDRLIPKPDAKSEAKPDAVLTRR; this is translated from the coding sequence TTGCGCGCATCAACATCTTTATCGAACCACAGCCGCGTCCCTAATCGCAGCCATGAGCTCTCTCCGGAAGAGCAGAGTATCTACCGCCAGCTAGACCCAGCAAAAATCCCCCAGCACATCGCCATCATTATGGACGGCAATGGCAGGTGGGCCGGTAAACGTGCGCTCAAGCGCTTTCTCGGTCACCAAAAGGGCGCCGAGTCTGTGCAGTACGTCGTTGAAACAGCCTCCCGCATAAACCTGCCCTGGCTCACCCTCTACGCCTTCTCGCTTGAAAACAACCTGCGCCGCCCAAAATCCGAGGTCAGCTTCCTGATGAAGCTTCTCAAGAGCTATCTCGTCGGCAACGTAAAGCGCATGAACGACAACAACGTTCGCATGGCGTATATCGGCCGTACCCACGACCTCCCCCAAGAGGTGCAGGACACCATGCAGTGGGCCTCCGAAGCCACAGCAAAGAACACTGGCACCACCCTTACCCTGGCCCTCAACTATGGTGCCCGCTCCGAGATCGTTGATGCAGTTCGCGGTATCCTCACCAATCTCACCACCGAGGCCCACACCCGCGGCTGCTCCGTCGAGGACCTCCTCGGTGCCGGCGCTCTGGAATCCCTAGACGAATCCAGCGTTGCCCGCGCCCTCTACACCGCGCACATGCCCGACCCCGACCTCGTCATCCGCACCTCCGGTGAGCAGCGCATCTCCAACTTCCTTCTCTGGCAGATCGCCTACTCCGAAATATTTGTCACCGACCGACTCTGGCCCGACTTCAACGGTCTTCATCTTCTCGAAGCCATAAATGCGTATCAACACCGCGAACGCCGTTTCGGTGGCCTTGGAGAAAGCTTCACGGACGAAGACCTCGACAACCTGCAACCCGCAGAAGAGGTCGCCGCCGAGATCAAGGATCGCCTCATCCCCAAACCGGACGCGAAATCAGAAGCAAAGCCCGACGCCGTCCTCACTCGCCGCTAG
- a CDS encoding DUF3861 domain-containing protein codes for MNSYRYKITVEALTGAKGEPVQGRVLSFEAANHDDILGIVERMRARLPFDGDTVASLGVGLKLFSEVALMQRDDPMFAAIRPALGEFVRGLKQRPETVPSDGPGGLL; via the coding sequence ATGAACTCGTACCGCTACAAAATTACGGTTGAAGCACTGACTGGGGCGAAGGGAGAGCCGGTGCAAGGACGGGTTCTCTCATTCGAGGCTGCAAATCACGACGACATTCTTGGGATTGTGGAGAGGATGCGGGCTCGGTTGCCGTTTGACGGCGACACAGTCGCTTCACTGGGGGTTGGGCTGAAGCTGTTCTCTGAGGTTGCGCTGATGCAGCGAGATGACCCGATGTTTGCGGCGATTCGTCCGGCGCTGGGGGAGTTTGTGCGGGGATTGAAGCAGCGGCCTGAGACCGTCCCATCGGACGGTCCAGGCGGGTTGCTTTAG
- a CDS encoding PadR family transcriptional regulator, with protein sequence MRFFGAGDLRYVILQQIAEKPSHGYEIIKSIQERLGGTYAPSPGVVYPMLTMLEEMGHATVVSEGARKLYTITEEGSQSLAENKAMVEAIFARMDRTRSEQGSDRAPQIERAVENFRMALRMKKGPLTTEQIHAITDIIDAAAKQIERA encoded by the coding sequence ATGAGGTTCTTCGGAGCGGGAGATCTGCGCTACGTGATCTTGCAACAGATCGCTGAGAAGCCAAGCCACGGGTACGAGATCATCAAGTCGATCCAGGAACGGCTGGGAGGTACGTATGCACCGAGCCCCGGCGTGGTGTATCCGATGCTGACCATGCTCGAAGAGATGGGTCATGCAACGGTAGTTTCGGAGGGAGCGAGGAAGCTCTACACGATTACCGAGGAGGGCTCGCAGTCGCTGGCGGAGAACAAAGCGATGGTAGAAGCGATCTTTGCGAGGATGGATCGGACACGAAGCGAGCAGGGAAGCGATCGTGCGCCACAGATTGAACGGGCAGTTGAAAACTTTCGCATGGCGCTTCGAATGAAAAAGGGACCGCTGACAACCGAACAGATTCATGCGATCACCGACATCATCGATGCTGCGGCGAAGCAGATCGAGAGGGCGTGA
- a CDS encoding phosphatidate cytidylyltransferase → MKRILTATVLILAVFALIFFGQLWMITLFSAIMAELAAYEYLKLAAVGAEAHGATLRIPVWWMALGTALAFVVTLPNVPVESQLPVLSGLTLILFAWNGFRAPLIQVLPDTAQGLFGLIYIAYPLTLIPLLWKQEDGPALVLFLMVCVWAGDIAALYIGRAFGKRKLAPRLSPGKTWVGSIASIVGSMLAAGIVIAIADTLTARGNTLLHISEPIWQSLLLAAILNVAAQLGDLLESAIKRGAGVKDSGTMLPGHGGILDRIDALLLAAPVLWFALLIKDHFNLGRF, encoded by the coding sequence ATGAAACGCATCCTCACCGCCACAGTCCTCATCCTCGCCGTCTTCGCTCTCATCTTCTTCGGGCAGCTCTGGATGATCACCCTTTTCTCCGCTATCATGGCCGAGTTGGCCGCCTACGAATACCTAAAACTTGCCGCAGTCGGCGCCGAAGCACACGGTGCCACCCTCCGCATCCCCGTCTGGTGGATGGCCCTTGGCACTGCCCTCGCCTTCGTTGTAACGCTACCTAACGTGCCGGTTGAATCGCAGTTGCCAGTCCTCAGCGGTCTTACGCTGATCCTCTTCGCCTGGAACGGCTTCCGCGCACCCCTTATTCAAGTACTACCCGACACCGCACAAGGCCTCTTCGGCCTCATCTACATCGCCTATCCCCTCACCCTCATTCCTCTTCTCTGGAAGCAGGAAGATGGCCCAGCCCTGGTTCTCTTCCTGATGGTGTGTGTCTGGGCAGGTGACATTGCCGCCCTTTACATCGGTCGCGCCTTTGGCAAGCGCAAGCTCGCCCCCCGCCTCAGTCCGGGCAAGACGTGGGTTGGCTCCATCGCTTCGATCGTCGGTAGCATGCTGGCAGCCGGCATCGTCATTGCCATCGCCGACACCCTCACCGCTCGCGGCAATACCCTTCTTCACATCTCCGAGCCAATCTGGCAGTCGCTCCTCCTCGCTGCAATCCTCAACGTCGCAGCCCAGCTAGGCGATCTGCTTGAATCAGCCATTAAACGCGGAGCTGGCGTCAAAGACTCCGGCACCATGCTTCCCGGCCACGGCGGCATCCTCGACCGCATCGACGCGCTCCTGCTTGCCGCTCCAGTCCTCTGGTTCGCTCTCCTGATCAAAGATCACTTCAACCTCGGCCGCTTCTAA
- a CDS encoding 1-deoxy-D-xylulose-5-phosphate reductoisomerase → MKKLAILGSTGSIGHSTLSICESFPDRYQVVSLAAGTNIDVAFAQCLRWRPKVISLATEGLATTLTGRLKTEGITNIEVVHGTAGSVYVATLPEVNFVVSAIVGVAGLEATYAAVCAGKTIGLANKECLVAAGELIIAAAKQHNVALLPIDSEHNAVHQCMRGGTAAEVKQIWLTASGGPFRNTPLADFEHITPQQALKHPTWVMGQRITIDSATMMNKGFEVIEACRLFNLPAKQVRTTIHPQSTVHSLVEFVDGSILAQISVTDMRLPILYALAYPERVAVSDKEALTFDLTTLSQLDFSVPDLNRFPCLRLAYEAAEVGGQACIALNAADEIAVAAFLEGRIPFLGIPRTIEAVLQLTSGQHPASILDVLDTDLAARACAREVIARQLTGARR, encoded by the coding sequence GTGAAAAAGTTAGCGATCCTCGGCTCGACCGGCTCGATCGGCCACAGCACTCTCTCCATCTGCGAATCCTTCCCCGACCGCTATCAAGTCGTCTCTCTCGCCGCCGGCACCAACATCGACGTAGCATTCGCTCAGTGCCTGCGCTGGCGCCCCAAGGTCATATCTCTCGCCACTGAAGGCCTTGCCACGACTCTCACCGGCCGCCTCAAAACCGAAGGCATCACCAACATCGAGGTCGTCCACGGCACTGCAGGCAGCGTCTACGTCGCCACCCTGCCCGAGGTCAACTTCGTCGTCTCAGCCATCGTCGGTGTGGCCGGACTCGAAGCCACCTATGCGGCAGTCTGCGCCGGCAAAACCATCGGCCTCGCCAACAAGGAGTGCCTCGTAGCCGCCGGCGAACTCATCATTGCCGCTGCAAAACAGCATAATGTCGCTCTCCTCCCCATCGACTCAGAGCACAACGCCGTCCACCAATGCATGCGCGGCGGAACAGCAGCCGAGGTCAAGCAGATCTGGCTCACCGCCTCCGGCGGCCCGTTCCGTAACACCCCTCTCGCCGACTTCGAACACATCACCCCGCAGCAAGCCCTCAAACACCCCACCTGGGTCATGGGTCAGCGCATCACCATCGACTCCGCCACCATGATGAATAAGGGGTTCGAAGTCATCGAAGCCTGCCGCCTCTTCAACCTGCCCGCAAAGCAGGTACGCACCACCATCCACCCTCAGTCCACAGTCCACTCCTTGGTCGAATTCGTGGACGGCAGCATCCTCGCGCAGATCTCAGTTACGGACATGCGCCTTCCCATCCTCTATGCCCTCGCTTACCCCGAGCGCGTCGCAGTATCCGATAAGGAAGCGCTCACCTTTGACCTCACCACACTTAGCCAACTCGACTTCTCAGTTCCCGACCTGAACCGTTTCCCCTGTCTCCGCCTCGCCTACGAGGCAGCCGAGGTTGGTGGACAAGCCTGCATCGCCCTCAACGCCGCCGACGAGATCGCCGTGGCTGCCTTCCTCGAAGGACGTATCCCCTTCCTTGGCATCCCGCGTACAATAGAGGCTGTGCTACAGCTAACATCCGGCCAACATCCGGCGTCTATCCTCGATGTGCTAGATACAGATCTTGCCGCGCGTGCGTGTGCGCGCGAAGTGATTGCCCGCCAACTCACCGGCGCCCGAAGGTAG
- the rseP gene encoding RIP metalloprotease RseP: protein MSTIIQLAIVLGIMVLVHEFGHFAVAKLCGIRVEVFSIGFGKRLFGFRRGDTEYQIAAVPLGGYVKMAGEMGFSGNELTPGSVAPTDPGDFNAHPRWQRILVALAGPFANFILALGLMTGVSMLHNEVQEFIDGPANTDYIAINTQAAKAGIRSGDTIVHYDSIENPTWDQVGIRSLLNLNQTIPFSFVHDGQRTDTKLFIESKGAPDDFSLDKLGLVPKMQNTPVQVDSLEPTMPAARAGLQPHDKILSIDGLQLHSVQALLGYLQDQAGKPASLLIERTGTNGVAQTIPIQITPELAETPGGPKEKDYRLGFVAVQPPVKVERLPLGKAMAASWQFNKKGSLLIVEVLKRLFTRQVSVKSLQSPIGIGQQIHQAAQMPGWMPLIGLMSYISLNLGIFNLLPIPILDGGMILFLLIETIMRRDVNQQIKERVYQVAFVCLLAFFAFVIFNDLTKLNLFTKLKP from the coding sequence ATGTCAACAATCATCCAGCTTGCCATTGTTCTTGGCATTATGGTTCTGGTCCACGAGTTCGGCCACTTCGCCGTTGCCAAGCTCTGCGGTATTCGCGTTGAGGTCTTCTCCATCGGCTTTGGCAAGCGGCTCTTCGGCTTCCGCCGCGGCGATACCGAGTACCAGATCGCCGCCGTCCCCCTCGGCGGTTACGTCAAAATGGCAGGCGAGATGGGCTTTTCCGGGAACGAACTCACCCCCGGCAGCGTTGCACCCACTGACCCGGGCGACTTCAACGCTCATCCCCGCTGGCAGCGCATCCTCGTCGCTCTTGCCGGTCCGTTCGCCAACTTCATCCTTGCCCTCGGTCTGATGACTGGCGTCTCCATGCTGCACAACGAGGTGCAGGAGTTTATCGATGGCCCGGCCAACACGGACTACATCGCCATCAACACGCAGGCTGCAAAGGCCGGCATTCGCAGCGGCGATACCATCGTCCACTACGACAGCATTGAGAACCCCACTTGGGACCAGGTTGGCATTCGCTCGCTCCTGAACCTCAACCAGACCATTCCGTTCTCTTTTGTTCATGACGGTCAGCGCACGGACACCAAACTTTTCATTGAATCCAAAGGTGCGCCGGATGACTTCTCGCTCGATAAATTGGGACTCGTTCCGAAGATGCAGAACACGCCGGTTCAGGTCGACTCGCTTGAGCCAACGATGCCCGCTGCTCGCGCAGGTCTACAGCCGCACGACAAGATCCTGAGCATCGACGGTCTCCAGCTTCACTCGGTTCAGGCATTGCTTGGATATTTGCAAGACCAGGCTGGCAAACCCGCGTCGTTGCTCATCGAGCGCACAGGCACAAACGGTGTCGCTCAGACGATTCCAATCCAGATCACGCCTGAGCTGGCAGAGACTCCCGGTGGGCCTAAGGAAAAGGACTATCGGCTTGGTTTTGTCGCGGTTCAACCGCCGGTGAAGGTTGAGCGTCTGCCTCTGGGCAAGGCGATGGCTGCGTCCTGGCAGTTCAACAAAAAGGGATCGCTGCTTATCGTTGAGGTGCTGAAGCGGCTGTTTACGCGGCAGGTTTCGGTCAAGAGTCTGCAGAGCCCGATTGGGATTGGGCAGCAGATTCATCAGGCTGCGCAGATGCCTGGGTGGATGCCCCTTATCGGATTGATGTCGTATATCTCGTTGAATCTTGGGATCTTCAACCTGCTCCCCATTCCGATTCTCGATGGAGGCATGATCTTATTTTTGTTGATCGAGACGATTATGCGCCGCGATGTGAATCAGCAGATCAAGGAGCGCGTCTACCAGGTGGCCTTTGTCTGCCTTCTGGCATTCTTTGCGTTTGTGATCTTCAATGACCTGACGAAGCTCAACCTCTTCACCAAACTGAAGCCGTAG
- a CDS encoding DHH family phosphoesterase yields the protein MDCRIFYHDKCFDGACSASLFTRFHRERVKTADSYSYHGLVHRAGALFDESAFSSGENAIVDFKYSASPMVTWWFDHHQSAFLTPEDQKDFEAGQADGSQRMRKFFNPNYISCTSLIADIAQVNFGFDTAPVLELIKWADIVDGARYESAKAAVEMAEPAMKLTMVIESSSDNTLVPRLIPLLTEMSLQQVLDKEFVQVLLGPLMERHWAALELIKQRATVDQGVITFDITDQPTEGYNKFIPYYLHPDATYNVGLSKSSFRTKVSVGTNPWTKLAPSALVNLAAICERYGGGGHARVGAISFPPDREDEARKAVGEIVAELRQASSASAKNS from the coding sequence TTGGACTGCAGGATCTTTTATCACGATAAGTGCTTCGATGGAGCCTGCTCGGCTTCGCTGTTCACGCGGTTCCACAGAGAGCGCGTGAAGACGGCGGACTCGTACTCGTATCACGGGTTGGTCCACCGTGCAGGAGCGCTGTTTGATGAGAGTGCATTCAGCAGTGGAGAGAATGCGATCGTCGACTTCAAATACTCCGCCTCGCCGATGGTGACGTGGTGGTTCGATCACCATCAGAGCGCGTTCCTCACTCCGGAAGATCAGAAGGACTTTGAGGCAGGTCAGGCGGATGGATCGCAGCGAATGCGAAAATTCTTCAACCCAAACTACATCTCGTGCACAAGCCTGATCGCCGATATCGCGCAGGTCAACTTCGGCTTCGACACAGCACCCGTACTGGAGCTCATCAAGTGGGCGGACATCGTCGATGGCGCTCGCTATGAGAGCGCGAAGGCTGCAGTGGAGATGGCTGAACCCGCAATGAAGCTAACCATGGTGATCGAAAGCTCCTCGGACAACACTCTTGTCCCACGACTGATTCCGCTGCTGACCGAGATGAGTCTGCAGCAGGTTTTAGACAAAGAATTCGTGCAGGTTCTTCTGGGACCGTTGATGGAGCGGCATTGGGCAGCGCTGGAGCTGATCAAACAACGCGCTACGGTCGATCAAGGAGTCATTACGTTCGACATCACCGATCAGCCGACAGAGGGGTATAACAAGTTCATCCCCTACTATCTGCATCCGGACGCGACGTACAACGTGGGGCTGAGTAAATCGAGCTTCCGAACCAAGGTGTCGGTCGGGACAAATCCGTGGACCAAGCTGGCTCCCTCTGCGCTGGTAAATCTGGCGGCGATCTGCGAACGATACGGCGGCGGTGGTCATGCCCGCGTGGGAGCAATCAGCTTTCCGCCGGACCGGGAAGACGAGGCGCGCAAGGCTGTCGGCGAAATTGTGGCTGAGCTGCGTCAGGCTTCGTCCGCCAGCGCAAAAAATAGTTGA